A window of Solea solea chromosome 18, fSolSol10.1, whole genome shotgun sequence contains these coding sequences:
- the grem1b gene encoding gremlin-1, whose amino-acid sequence MANSARIFCGMVLIMGLLYSPVDSKRNRGSQGAIPHPDKSNPNESEQQPQPPQAGSGSRQRQGSSSPADEVLESSQEALHITERQYLKRDWCKTQPLKQTIHEEGCVSRTIINRFCYGQCNSFYIPRHIRREEGAFQSCSFCKPKRFTTMTFTLSCPDQQPPTKKKRIQRVKQCRCISIDLD is encoded by the coding sequence ATGGCCAACTCGGCGCGTATCTTCTGCGGTATGGTTCTCATCATGGGGCTGCTTTACTCTCCCGTGGACTCAAAAAGAAACCGGGGTTCACAAGGCGCCATTCCTCATCCTGACAAAAGCAACCCAAACGAATCGGAGCAGCAACCGCAGCCTCCACAGGCGGGCTCCGGGTCCCGGCAGAGGCAGGGGTCGTCCTCGCCGGCCGACGAGGTGCTGGAGTCCAGCCAGGAAGCTTTACATATCACGGAGCGGCAGTATTTGAAACGGGACTGGTGCAAGACGCAGCCGCTCAAGCAGACCATCCACGAGGAAGGCTGCGTCTCCCGCACCATCATCAACCGCTTCTGCTACGGACAGTGCAACTCCTTCTACATCCCGAGGCACATCCGCAGGGAGGAGGGCGCCTTCCAGTCCTGCTCATTTTGCAAGCCCAAGCGTTTCACCACCATGACTTTCACTTTGAGCTGTCCGGACCAGCAGCCGCCCACCAAGAAGAAGCGCATCCAGCGCGTCAAACAGTGCCGCTGTATATCCATAGACCTggactaa